One stretch of Caldanaerobius fijiensis DSM 17918 DNA includes these proteins:
- a CDS encoding peptidoglycan-binding domain-containing protein, which yields MDRQELGSRLLMEGMTGHDVMQLQLILQSLGYDPGPIDGIFGPRTKDAVMRLQRDYGIRVDGIVGPETLNVIYKLYP from the coding sequence ATGGACAGACAAGAATTGGGTTCGAGGTTGCTCATGGAGGGGATGACAGGTCACGACGTGATGCAGCTTCAATTAATACTGCAGAGCTTGGGCTATGATCCCGGCCCTATTGACGGTATTTTCGGTCCCAGGACTAAAGATGCTGTAATGCGGCTGCAACGAGACTATGGCATAAGGGTTGATGGGATAGTGGGACCTGAAACGCTGAATGTGATATATAAATTGTACCCATAA
- a CDS encoding ABC transporter ATP-binding protein, giving the protein MSEEKILEVKNLKKYFNLGKNTILKAVDNVTFDINKGETFGLVGESGCGKSTTGRTIIKLYDITDGKVFFRGKDISTFNKAENKEYTKKVQMIFQDPYASLNPRMTVGDIIGEGIDIHHLYKGKERMERIYHLLELVGLNREHANRFPHEFSGGQRQRVGIARALAIEPEFIICDEPISALDVSIQAQVVNLLEDLQDKMGLTYLFIAHDLSMVRHISDRVGVMYLGSLVETAESDELYDHPLHPYTRALLSAIPIPDPEIERKRERIILQGDVPSPINTPPGCKFQNRCSQCMKICREAEPQLKEAAPGHYVACHLYNK; this is encoded by the coding sequence ATGAGTGAAGAAAAGATTCTAGAAGTAAAAAATTTAAAAAAGTATTTTAATCTCGGGAAAAATACGATATTAAAAGCAGTAGATAATGTGACATTTGATATAAACAAAGGAGAGACCTTTGGGCTGGTGGGTGAGAGCGGCTGTGGCAAATCCACAACAGGTAGGACCATTATAAAGCTGTATGATATAACTGATGGGAAGGTATTCTTCAGGGGCAAGGATATAAGCACGTTTAATAAGGCTGAAAACAAAGAATATACTAAGAAGGTGCAGATGATATTTCAAGATCCTTATGCATCGCTAAATCCAAGGATGACCGTAGGGGATATAATCGGAGAAGGTATTGACATCCACCATCTTTATAAAGGGAAAGAGCGCATGGAAAGGATATACCACCTGTTAGAGCTTGTAGGCTTGAATAGAGAACATGCCAATAGATTTCCCCACGAATTCAGCGGAGGTCAGAGGCAAAGGGTAGGAATAGCCCGAGCTCTGGCTATTGAACCTGAGTTTATAATCTGCGATGAGCCTATATCGGCGCTGGACGTGTCCATACAGGCTCAGGTGGTTAACCTTCTGGAAGACCTGCAGGATAAGATGGGCCTTACGTACCTGTTTATAGCTCATGACTTGAGTATGGTAAGGCATATAAGCGATAGAGTAGGCGTTATGTACCTGGGAAGCCTTGTTGAAACGGCAGAAAGCGATGAACTATACGATCATCCACTACACCCTTATACCCGGGCTCTGCTTTCAGCTATACCCATACCCGATCCGGAGATTGAGCGAAAGCGGGAAAGGATCATACTTCAGGGGGATGTGCCAAGTCCCATAAACACGCCGCCTGGTTGCAAGTTTCAGAATCGATGCAGTCAATGTATGAAGATATGCAGGGAAGCAGAACCCCAGCTAAAAGAAGCTGCGCCAGGCCACTATGTGGCGTGCCATTTGTATAATAAATAA
- a CDS encoding ABC transporter ATP-binding protein — protein sequence MGKTLLEVKDLEVSFFTYAGEVKAVRGVSFSLDQGEAISIVGESGCGKSVTVHSIMKLIPSPPGKIKKGAIIFNGEDLVKKSEKQMQAIRGSEIGMIFQDPMTSLNPTMTIGQQIAETLIKHHNMSRSQAMEQAIRMLELVQIPNPGKRVRQYPHEFSGGMRQRVMIAIALACNPKLLIADEPTTALDVTIQAQIIDLMRELQHKMGTSIILITHDLGIVADLAQRVIVMYAGQVIEYGTVDDIFYNARHPYTWGLLQSVPRLDKRGNNRLVPIDGTPPDLLAPPKGCAFADRCKYAMRICKEEQPPVYDLGNGHGCSCHLLHPQAPKVQVPQLYGGRIS from the coding sequence ATGGGAAAGACATTGCTTGAAGTAAAAGATCTAGAGGTATCTTTTTTCACATACGCAGGTGAGGTAAAAGCGGTCAGGGGAGTGAGCTTTTCGCTGGATCAAGGAGAGGCGATTTCTATCGTCGGTGAATCTGGCTGTGGCAAGAGCGTGACCGTTCACTCTATTATGAAACTCATTCCATCCCCACCAGGCAAGATAAAAAAAGGTGCGATTATTTTCAATGGCGAGGATCTGGTGAAAAAGTCAGAGAAGCAGATGCAGGCTATAAGGGGTTCTGAGATAGGGATGATCTTTCAGGATCCCATGACATCTCTAAATCCTACCATGACCATAGGTCAGCAGATCGCTGAGACGCTCATAAAACACCACAACATGAGCCGAAGCCAGGCTATGGAACAGGCTATAAGAATGTTAGAATTGGTTCAGATCCCCAATCCTGGCAAGCGCGTCAGGCAGTACCCTCATGAATTTAGCGGTGGCATGAGGCAGAGGGTCATGATAGCTATAGCGCTGGCCTGTAATCCCAAGCTTCTAATAGCCGATGAGCCTACCACAGCTTTAGACGTCACCATACAGGCTCAGATCATCGATTTGATGAGAGAACTTCAGCATAAAATGGGGACGTCTATAATACTCATAACCCACGACCTGGGTATAGTGGCAGATTTGGCTCAAAGGGTAATTGTAATGTATGCAGGCCAGGTTATCGAATACGGCACGGTTGATGATATATTCTATAATGCAAGACATCCATACACGTGGGGTCTTTTGCAGTCCGTGCCGAGGCTTGATAAGAGAGGTAATAACAGGCTGGTGCCAATAGATGGTACGCCGCCGGATTTGCTGGCGCCGCCTAAGGGCTGCGCTTTTGCTGACAGATGTAAGTATGCCATGAGGATATGCAAAGAGGAACAGCCGCCGGTATACGATTTAGGCAATGGCCATGGATGTTCATGTCATCTCTTGCATCCGCAGGCTCCAAAGGTTCAGGTACCCCAGTTGTATGGAGGTAGGATATCATGA
- a CDS encoding ABC transporter permease, with protein MDIEQSKFEHIGYDLKSSERIVRPSVSFWQDAFRRLRQNKMATISLFILAIIIMMAIIGPYLRPFSYDEQDYTAIFQPPNAVHWFGTDNLGRDLFVRSWMGARVSLRIGFIAAVLNMIVGVIYGGISGYFGGLTDEIMMRIVDVLYSIPTLIIVILLMIIMQPGEFTIILAMALTGWVDMARLVRGQVLQLKEQEYVLAARTLGAGPWRIITKHLIPNALGPIIVRLTLNIPSAIFTEAFLSYIGLGIRLPKASWGSLATDGTTYLQNAPWLLIFPAVLISLTMLTFNILGDGIRDALDPRMRK; from the coding sequence ATGGATATAGAACAGAGCAAATTTGAGCATATAGGCTATGATTTAAAGTCCAGCGAGAGGATCGTAAGGCCAAGTGTATCCTTCTGGCAGGATGCCTTTAGAAGGTTGCGCCAGAATAAAATGGCGACGATAAGCTTGTTTATATTGGCAATCATCATAATGATGGCTATTATAGGGCCATATCTGAGGCCTTTTAGCTACGATGAACAGGACTACACCGCCATCTTTCAGCCTCCCAATGCCGTTCACTGGTTTGGTACTGACAATTTAGGGCGTGACCTGTTTGTAAGGTCATGGATGGGTGCGAGGGTATCATTGAGAATAGGTTTTATAGCTGCTGTATTGAATATGATCGTGGGTGTCATATACGGGGGTATATCCGGCTACTTCGGGGGTCTTACTGATGAAATTATGATGAGAATAGTAGATGTGCTTTATTCCATACCCACCCTTATCATAGTGATCCTTCTCATGATCATAATGCAGCCCGGTGAGTTTACGATCATCCTGGCGATGGCTCTTACGGGTTGGGTAGATATGGCAAGGCTTGTAAGGGGACAGGTGTTACAGTTAAAGGAACAGGAATACGTACTGGCTGCCAGAACTCTGGGAGCGGGTCCCTGGAGGATTATAACAAAGCATCTCATCCCAAATGCGCTGGGACCTATTATTGTGAGGTTAACACTTAACATCCCATCGGCCATATTTACAGAGGCGTTTTTGAGTTATATAGGCTTGGGAATCAGGCTTCCTAAAGCCAGCTGGGGTTCTCTTGCCACAGATGGCACCACCTATTTGCAAAACGCTCCATGGCTTTTGATATTTCCTGCAGTATTGATCAGCTTGACAATGCTGACATTTAATATACTGGGTGATGGCATAAGAGATGCCCTTGATCCCCGCATGAGGAAGTAG
- a CDS encoding ABC transporter permease translates to MGIFGYILRRIGYALLTLWVILTFTFILMHMLPGKPYTGMKQVPVEIQKNLDAKYGLDKPLVVQYYKYLANILRGDFGMSMLFQNQSVEEIIAQGFPVSAALGLEAMAFAAVLGMLLGIISAVRHNTGWDYFATVVAVIGVSVPSFIIGALLQYFLGVKIRLFPVAGWGSFKFTILPSISLGLGMLATISRMMRASMLDVLNQDYIKTAKSKGLSNAAVIWKHAVRNAILPVVTTFGPIFAIVVTGTFVVENIFGVPGLGKHYVTSINSNDYTLIMGLTIFFAVILIGVNLLVDILYGVIDPRIRITKEKG, encoded by the coding sequence ATGGGTATTTTTGGTTATATTTTGAGGCGGATAGGTTATGCGCTTTTGACACTGTGGGTAATTCTTACATTTACTTTTATACTCATGCATATGTTGCCTGGAAAACCGTATACAGGTATGAAGCAGGTTCCCGTTGAGATACAGAAAAATCTGGATGCCAAATATGGTCTGGATAAGCCGTTGGTAGTACAATACTACAAATATCTTGCAAATATCCTCCGCGGAGATTTTGGTATGTCTATGCTGTTCCAGAATCAGAGCGTAGAGGAGATTATAGCCCAGGGTTTCCCTGTTTCAGCAGCACTGGGACTGGAAGCCATGGCATTTGCAGCTGTATTAGGTATGCTACTTGGAATTATATCGGCCGTAAGGCATAACACCGGATGGGATTATTTTGCCACAGTTGTAGCCGTTATAGGCGTATCTGTGCCCAGCTTTATAATTGGCGCATTGTTGCAGTATTTTTTGGGCGTTAAAATAAGGCTATTCCCCGTGGCTGGATGGGGAAGCTTTAAATTTACGATATTGCCATCTATTTCATTAGGTCTCGGCATGCTGGCTACCATATCCAGGATGATGAGGGCGAGCATGCTGGATGTGTTAAATCAGGACTATATAAAGACGGCCAAATCAAAGGGTCTGTCAAACGCCGCAGTTATATGGAAACACGCTGTCAGAAATGCCATACTTCCTGTGGTGACAACTTTTGGTCCGATTTTTGCTATAGTAGTTACGGGAACTTTTGTAGTAGAGAATATCTTTGGTGTTCCCGGTTTGGGTAAGCATTATGTAACCAGTATCAACAGCAATGACTATACCCTTATAATGGGTCTCACCATATTTTTTGCCGTGATATTGATAGGTGTCAATTTACTTGTTGACATACTGTACGGTGTAATAGATCCCAGGATCAGGATTACAAAGGAAAAGGGGTGA
- a CDS encoding ABC transporter substrate-binding protein gives MKTRKYLALFIAAVLVVGVLLTGCSSSKQKNNAANNGSNTGNKSYDELVKKLPTLKYLTDDTTQAKIDAQVFQQMWKKNLGINVEIETVPFKTRLERMNKYDYQIVMAGWGPDYNDPMTFMDLWTSWSANNNSGWTNSEYDKLIKDAQNTNDNARRMDDFKKAEKLLLDQMPIGPVYYRYISYAVKPDVQGLVRRFVGGDVDFYWTSTKSGTLRYNLVQEPPQMDPQQTSDAVSMNVINAVMEGLMRYDKSGKVMPGIAESYTVSKDGLTYTFKLRDAKWSNGDPVTAQDFEYAWKRALDPKLGALYAYILYPIKNAEAYNTKKITDPNQVGVKALDAKTLQVTLERPTPYFPDLTAFATYMPLNQKFYETVKDKYGSEPDKMLYNGPWVIKSWTHQQKMVLEKNPNYWNKDAIKLNRIEFSMITDRNTELNMFLTGQLDVDQRVAGDQFDQVKKAGYDIKSFSDGSSWYFQFNTKDPILKNANIRKALTLAIDRNTYVKNILKDASKPATGYVPDIMWGNKDTFRKEAGDMLPSSDVKQARDLLIKGIKELGLDK, from the coding sequence ATGAAGACAAGGAAGTATTTAGCGCTATTTATCGCTGCAGTTCTGGTGGTTGGAGTGCTTTTGACGGGTTGTTCCTCATCTAAACAAAAAAACAATGCAGCAAACAATGGTTCCAACACTGGTAATAAATCCTATGATGAACTGGTTAAAAAGTTACCGACTCTCAAGTATCTGACAGATGATACGACACAGGCTAAAATTGACGCTCAGGTTTTCCAGCAGATGTGGAAGAAGAACCTGGGTATCAATGTGGAGATTGAAACCGTGCCATTTAAGACCAGGCTTGAAAGGATGAATAAATATGATTACCAGATCGTCATGGCTGGATGGGGTCCTGATTATAACGATCCTATGACATTTATGGACCTCTGGACGAGCTGGTCTGCCAACAACAACTCAGGTTGGACCAATTCCGAGTACGATAAACTTATAAAAGATGCTCAGAACACCAATGACAATGCCAGACGTATGGATGACTTTAAAAAGGCCGAAAAGTTGCTTTTAGATCAGATGCCCATAGGTCCTGTTTACTACAGGTATATATCCTATGCAGTAAAACCTGACGTTCAGGGCCTTGTGAGGAGGTTTGTGGGCGGAGACGTGGACTTCTACTGGACCAGTACCAAGAGCGGCACTTTAAGGTATAACCTGGTTCAAGAGCCGCCTCAGATGGATCCGCAGCAGACCAGTGATGCCGTTTCCATGAACGTCATAAACGCTGTTATGGAAGGCCTTATGAGGTATGACAAGAGCGGCAAGGTCATGCCGGGTATTGCCGAGAGCTATACGGTGTCAAAGGACGGCCTTACTTACACCTTTAAGCTCAGGGACGCCAAATGGAGCAATGGCGATCCGGTGACGGCCCAGGACTTTGAGTATGCTTGGAAGAGGGCTCTGGATCCTAAATTAGGTGCTCTCTACGCTTACATTTTGTATCCTATAAAAAATGCTGAGGCGTATAACACCAAAAAGATAACGGATCCTAATCAGGTAGGTGTTAAGGCGCTGGATGCTAAGACATTACAGGTTACTCTTGAAAGACCTACGCCGTACTTCCCTGATCTGACAGCATTTGCAACATATATGCCCTTAAATCAGAAGTTCTATGAAACCGTCAAGGACAAATACGGCTCAGAGCCTGATAAGATGTTGTATAACGGGCCATGGGTTATTAAATCCTGGACTCACCAGCAAAAAATGGTCCTGGAGAAAAATCCTAATTATTGGAACAAGGATGCTATAAAATTGAATAGGATCGAATTCTCAATGATAACTGATCGAAATACAGAGCTTAACATGTTTTTAACAGGGCAACTGGACGTGGATCAGCGCGTAGCTGGAGATCAGTTTGACCAGGTCAAAAAAGCCGGATACGATATAAAGAGCTTTTCTGACGGTTCTTCCTGGTACTTCCAGTTTAATACAAAAGATCCTATTTTGAAAAATGCCAATATAAGAAAGGCATTGACGCTGGCTATCGACAGGAATACCTACGTCAAAAATATACTCAAGGATGCTTCCAAGCCAGCTACAGGGTATGTGCCTGATATAATGTGGGGCAACAAAGACACGTTTAGGAAAGAAGCCGGAGATATGCTGCCCAGCAGTGATGTAAAACAGGCCAGGGATCTATTGATCAAAGGCATAAAAGAATTGGGGCTTGACAAGTAA